In one Niveibacterium umoris genomic region, the following are encoded:
- a CDS encoding DUF3999 domain-containing protein produces MSRIATLLVALLCYSVSHAAEEQVADFATRASIRVAQAAPYARLTLPIDAYLAARSPDLRDLRVFNANGEAVPFALIATPPQTRASEQQRALRWFPLHGEANTTGGDLQVDVRRDTAGTVVSVREQAGKAAGKPLRGYLIDTGSKDATLAALDITLGEGVSGFHRVSVEGSDDLAQWQSLQADAVLAVLDFNGEQIRRERIELGQTNARYLRVLWREPAEAAPITAAKFITREAHTEPPAMVWTPASAVLRDAKGDYVLNLPTPIRAEQLRVTLPPGNLLAPVEVATRNDERAPWQRLTSGVVYRLSGEGSDRTSPDIALGNIAIQHLRLHADPRSGGLGNTAPTLQLGLTPQQLVFLTRGPAPYTLALGNPKAAPAALAIGTLVPGYGQPGAPRIADAEAAFGPQASAADSSSPRAAESPVQMRKWVLWAVLVVGVAVMGGMAWSLVKQTRP; encoded by the coding sequence ATGAGCCGCATCGCCACCCTCCTAGTCGCGCTGCTGTGCTACAGCGTTAGCCACGCCGCCGAAGAACAAGTGGCGGACTTCGCCACCCGCGCCAGTATTCGCGTTGCGCAGGCGGCACCGTACGCGCGGCTCACGCTGCCGATCGACGCCTACCTTGCAGCCCGCTCGCCGGATCTGCGCGATCTGCGGGTCTTCAACGCAAACGGCGAGGCGGTGCCCTTCGCGCTGATCGCTACACCGCCGCAGACGCGCGCCAGCGAACAGCAACGTGCGCTGCGCTGGTTCCCGCTGCACGGCGAAGCCAACACCACTGGCGGCGACCTGCAGGTGGATGTGCGGCGCGACACCGCTGGCACCGTGGTGTCGGTACGCGAGCAGGCGGGCAAAGCGGCCGGCAAGCCGCTGCGCGGCTACCTGATCGATACCGGCAGCAAGGATGCGACGCTGGCGGCGCTCGACATTACGCTCGGCGAGGGCGTCAGCGGCTTCCACCGCGTCAGCGTCGAAGGCAGCGACGATCTCGCGCAGTGGCAAAGCCTGCAGGCCGACGCCGTGCTCGCAGTGCTCGATTTCAACGGCGAACAGATCCGCCGCGAGCGCATCGAACTGGGTCAAACCAACGCGCGCTACCTGCGCGTGCTGTGGCGCGAGCCCGCCGAAGCGGCGCCGATCACCGCGGCGAAGTTCATCACACGCGAAGCGCACACCGAGCCCCCCGCGATGGTCTGGACGCCCGCGAGCGCCGTGCTGCGCGACGCCAAGGGCGACTATGTGCTGAACCTGCCGACGCCGATCCGTGCCGAGCAACTGCGTGTCACGCTGCCGCCGGGCAATCTGTTGGCCCCTGTCGAAGTCGCTACGCGCAACGACGAACGCGCGCCCTGGCAGCGCCTCACCAGCGGTGTCGTCTACCGCCTCAGCGGCGAAGGGTCGGATCGCACCTCGCCCGACATCGCGCTCGGCAACATCGCGATTCAGCATCTGCGCCTGCACGCCGACCCGCGCAGCGGCGGCCTCGGCAACACCGCGCCCACGCTGCAGCTCGGCCTCACGCCGCAGCAGCTCGTCTTCCTCACCCGCGGCCCGGCGCCCTACACCCTCGCCCTCGGCAACCCCAAAGCCGCACCCGCCGCGCTGGCGATCGGCACCCTGGTGCCCGGCTACGGCCAACCCGGCGCACCCAGGATCGCGGACGCCGAAGCAGCCTTCGGCCCCCAGGCCAGCGCCGCCGACAGCAGCAGCCCCAGAGCCGCCGAATCGCCGGTCCAAATGCGCAAGTGGGTGCTGTGGGCGGTGCTCGTCGTCGGCGTTGCCGTGATGGGAGGAATGGCGTGGTCGCTGGTGAAGCAGACACGGCCTTGA